The proteins below are encoded in one region of Bremerella sp. P1:
- a CDS encoding sulfatase: MSRIGILTVLLSLTWVASAAAENNYNVLFIAVDDLRPELGCFGRSPTVSPSLDELAKHSVVFRNHFVQVPTCGASRFALLTGRSPGKTSAMGNEAMYSGKNALSQQQLPGAQSLPELFRRSGYHTTLIGKVSHTGDGKVYAYNGKGDGRDEIPHAWDDLATPYGPWKRGWGIFFAYADGKHREDGGGHRDLMEFTVEKDNELPDGLMAETAIEKLKAYSKNDKRFFMGLGFFKPHLPFVATRQDWEAVDAMDIQPAPHGTKPDTAYWHTSGEFYKYKTDYPKTNPLAKKDQITARKAYLACVRYTDRQIGKVLSALKETGLEDSTIVVVWGDHGWHLGESALWAKHTSHERALNSPLFIKVPGVTDQGQMTTALAETLDIYPTLIELCDPKFQQTEHPLDGVSLAPIVQGSSDKVRDVAVSYWRGNQVSIRDDQHRLIVQMQKGTPQKMELYDIRETPDPIQNLVKEKPDVVAKLLQTVQDASP, from the coding sequence ATGTCTCGGATCGGAATTCTCACCGTCTTGTTGTCCCTCACCTGGGTTGCCAGCGCGGCGGCCGAGAACAATTACAACGTGCTGTTTATCGCCGTCGACGACCTACGACCCGAGCTGGGCTGCTTCGGGCGATCGCCAACGGTAAGTCCCTCTTTGGATGAACTGGCAAAGCATTCGGTTGTGTTTCGCAACCATTTCGTCCAGGTTCCCACGTGCGGTGCTTCTCGATTCGCGCTGCTCACCGGACGCAGTCCCGGCAAGACCAGCGCGATGGGGAACGAAGCGATGTACAGCGGAAAGAATGCCCTTTCCCAACAACAGCTCCCCGGGGCACAGTCGCTGCCGGAACTCTTCCGTCGGAGCGGCTATCACACGACGCTGATTGGCAAAGTCTCGCATACGGGCGATGGCAAGGTGTACGCCTACAACGGCAAAGGCGACGGTCGCGATGAAATTCCACATGCCTGGGATGACCTGGCGACCCCTTACGGTCCGTGGAAGCGCGGCTGGGGGATCTTCTTCGCCTATGCGGACGGAAAGCACCGCGAGGACGGTGGCGGTCATCGTGACCTGATGGAGTTCACCGTCGAAAAGGACAACGAGTTGCCAGACGGCCTGATGGCCGAGACGGCTATCGAGAAGCTGAAAGCCTACAGCAAGAACGATAAACGTTTCTTCATGGGCCTGGGTTTCTTCAAGCCGCATCTTCCCTTCGTGGCGACCAGGCAGGACTGGGAAGCAGTCGATGCGATGGACATTCAGCCGGCACCTCATGGCACCAAGCCTGACACGGCCTATTGGCATACGTCCGGCGAGTTCTACAAGTACAAGACCGACTACCCCAAGACCAACCCGCTGGCCAAGAAGGATCAGATCACCGCTCGCAAAGCGTACCTGGCCTGTGTTCGTTATACGGACCGTCAAATCGGCAAGGTCCTGTCAGCCCTGAAAGAAACGGGCCTGGAAGATTCGACGATCGTCGTCGTGTGGGGTGATCATGGTTGGCACCTGGGTGAAAGTGCGCTATGGGCCAAGCACACTTCGCACGAACGCGCTCTGAACAGTCCCCTGTTTATTAAAGTTCCCGGTGTGACCGACCAGGGACAGATGACCACGGCCCTGGCGGAGACGCTCGATATTTACCCGACCTTGATTGAGCTGTGCGATCCGAAGTTTCAACAGACCGAGCACCCATTGGACGGCGTAAGCCTGGCACCGATTGTGCAGGGCTCCAGTGACAAGGTTCGTGATGTCGCGGTCAGCTACTGGCGGGGCAATCAGGTCAGCATTCGCGACGACCAGCATCGACTGATCGTGCAGATGCAAAAGGGAACCCCGCAAAAGATGGAATTGTACGACATTCGAGAAACGCCTGACCCGATTCAGAACCTGGTGAAGGAAAAGCCGGATGTCGTCGCGAAGTTACTCCAAACCGTGCAGGATGCCTCGCCGTAA
- the corA gene encoding magnesium/cobalt transporter CorA, giving the protein MKLPIDLQFLRRPFERRTPPGSAPGTATKPDEEVASRIQVVAFGPDEFEETAIDNVDQVRDYLGSYDVTWIHVHGLGNTVHFRQLADLFDLHPLVYEDMLHPHQRAKAEEYGDYAFIVVRMVEMDPHLDTRQLSMVVGDNFLLSIEEASDHDRLEPVRERLRNRVGRIRQMNADYLSYALMDSVIDHYFPVVESFGDRLDTLDDPLAAGYTHDIIPKIQKISSDLLTIRRNLLPHREAIRNMMGARFTRYTDNTSVFLRDADDHTSQLLDAIDAYRQICSDMRDFHFALTSQRANEVMKTLTIIATVFIPLSFIAGVYGMNFEYMPELKWKFGYEFAWILMLSVSGGLMTWFYTRGWFKG; this is encoded by the coding sequence ATGAAGTTACCCATCGATCTGCAGTTTCTGAGACGTCCGTTCGAACGCCGCACGCCGCCAGGCTCGGCACCGGGGACGGCAACCAAGCCGGACGAGGAAGTCGCTAGCCGCATCCAGGTGGTTGCCTTCGGCCCGGATGAATTCGAGGAAACTGCGATCGATAACGTCGATCAAGTTCGCGATTACCTGGGCAGCTATGACGTGACATGGATTCATGTGCATGGCCTGGGCAATACGGTGCACTTTCGGCAGCTGGCCGATCTGTTCGATCTGCACCCTTTGGTCTACGAAGACATGTTGCATCCGCATCAACGTGCCAAGGCCGAGGAATACGGCGACTACGCATTCATTGTCGTACGCATGGTCGAAATGGATCCACATCTCGATACGCGGCAGCTAAGTATGGTCGTAGGCGACAACTTTTTGCTAAGCATCGAGGAAGCCAGCGACCATGATCGACTGGAGCCTGTACGCGAGCGTCTACGAAATCGGGTTGGTCGAATCCGGCAGATGAACGCGGACTACCTCTCGTATGCTTTGATGGACTCGGTGATCGATCACTACTTCCCCGTCGTTGAATCGTTTGGCGACCGGCTGGATACGCTCGACGATCCCTTGGCCGCCGGTTACACCCACGACATCATCCCCAAGATCCAAAAGATCAGCAGCGACCTGCTCACCATTCGCCGCAACTTGCTCCCCCACCGGGAAGCGATTCGCAACATGATGGGAGCCCGCTTCACACGGTACACCGACAATACGTCGGTCTTCTTGCGCGACGCCGACGACCACACGTCGCAGCTGCTCGACGCGATCGATGCCTACCGGCAGATTTGCTCGGACATGCGGGACTTCCACTTCGCCCTGACCAGCCAAAGGGCCAACGAGGTGATGAAAACGCTGACAATCATCGCCACGGTCTTCATTCCGCTCAGCTTTATCGCCGGCGTCTATGGGATGAATTTTGAATACATGCCGGAGCTCAAATGGAAGTTCGGCTATGAATTCGCCTGGATCTTGATGCTCAGCGTGTCCGGAGGGCTCATGACGTGGTTCTATACCCGGGGCTGGTTCAAGGGATAA
- a CDS encoding RDD family protein, with amino-acid sequence MVAPWNTEAIDSQFKVVTPENIAFNYQVAGPFRRLLAFLLDLAIRGAVILAFFIALSCAGIGSVFVNAGLEDLMFALMTLAAFFFNWFYMAAFEYWWNGTTPGKWLLNLRVTTDEGEPINLFQSAVRNLFRYVDMWPMVPLPFAVMREEMTPEPIVVTFLFALIVPIFNQRFQRIGDLIAGTMVVIEDRSWLMKIAKIEDDRARLLADYIPPNFVAPRSMVKAVATYVERRRYFTTARRREIARHLAEPLLEKFGLPADTSYDLLLCALYYRTFLSKHSADGTKDDSQLLGDGTMREHSNPYLATAKAPVGAESK; translated from the coding sequence ATGGTAGCTCCGTGGAATACCGAGGCGATCGACTCGCAATTCAAGGTCGTGACGCCTGAGAACATCGCGTTCAACTACCAGGTCGCCGGACCATTCCGTCGCTTGCTTGCGTTTCTATTGGATCTGGCCATTCGCGGAGCGGTCATTCTGGCCTTCTTCATCGCCCTGAGTTGTGCCGGAATCGGAAGCGTTTTCGTCAATGCCGGGCTCGAAGATCTCATGTTCGCCCTGATGACCTTGGCGGCGTTTTTCTTCAACTGGTTCTACATGGCCGCGTTCGAGTACTGGTGGAACGGCACAACCCCAGGCAAGTGGCTATTGAACCTGCGGGTGACCACCGACGAAGGGGAGCCGATCAATCTATTTCAGTCGGCCGTGCGAAACCTGTTTCGCTATGTCGATATGTGGCCCATGGTACCGCTCCCTTTCGCCGTGATGCGGGAAGAGATGACGCCCGAGCCGATCGTGGTGACGTTTCTATTCGCGCTGATCGTACCGATCTTCAATCAACGGTTCCAGCGGATTGGCGACCTGATCGCCGGCACAATGGTCGTCATCGAAGACCGTTCGTGGCTGATGAAAATTGCCAAAATCGAAGACGACCGGGCACGCCTGTTGGCCGACTATATTCCACCCAACTTCGTGGCTCCGCGGAGCATGGTCAAAGCGGTGGCTACCTACGTCGAGCGAAGACGTTACTTCACGACCGCGCGGCGACGAGAAATCGCACGGCACCTGGCCGAACCGCTACTGGAAAAGTTTGGCCTCCCGGCCGACACCAGCTACGATTTACTGCTCTGCGCACTGTATTATCGAACGTTCCTATCGAAACACTCAGCCGACGGGACGAAGGACGATTCGCAGCTGCTGGGGGATGGAACGATGAGGGAGCATTCCAACCCTTATCTGGCGACGGCGAAAGCACCGGTCGGAGCGGAATCGAAGTAA
- a CDS encoding stage II sporulation protein M yields MKVAQLIEKRRVYWQELENLCAQMSNSRKKTIGARNIARFATLYRAACADLALADSYQLPPNIVDYLHKLVGRAHGQLYRSRRVDWSKIGDILFRQIPREIFQDRCVQLTFWLFWMVFLLAGYMAANPDRFPNFAADIVGAENIDMYEQMYADDPSSRNNGPTASGAAFYVNHNTGIGIKCFVVGITVIGGICVLLYNAAVLGATFGHMASPNVSEEVSEHFFEFVTAHGPFELTAIVLAAGAGLRIGFSLISPYHKEESLQPDELPEEEESLFDKSRRVAYERIDSLRIGAKRALPIMGASAILFILAAMIEAWISPSPLPEQAKQVVAIFCSGLLMVYFIVLGYPRRESDAA; encoded by the coding sequence GTGAAAGTTGCTCAACTGATCGAAAAACGGCGTGTGTATTGGCAAGAGCTGGAGAATCTCTGCGCTCAGATGTCCAACTCGCGCAAGAAAACGATCGGGGCCCGCAACATCGCTCGGTTCGCCACGCTGTACCGCGCGGCCTGTGCCGACCTGGCCTTGGCCGATAGTTATCAGCTACCACCCAACATCGTCGATTACCTGCACAAGCTCGTCGGCCGTGCCCATGGCCAGCTATACCGTAGCCGCCGCGTCGATTGGTCGAAGATCGGGGACATCCTCTTCCGCCAAATCCCGCGCGAGATTTTCCAGGATCGCTGCGTTCAGCTGACGTTCTGGCTGTTTTGGATGGTCTTTCTGCTGGCCGGTTATATGGCCGCCAATCCAGATCGTTTTCCGAACTTCGCCGCGGACATCGTCGGTGCCGAAAACATCGACATGTACGAGCAGATGTACGCCGACGATCCAAGTTCGCGCAATAATGGTCCGACCGCTTCCGGCGCCGCGTTCTACGTCAATCACAACACGGGCATCGGCATCAAGTGCTTCGTCGTGGGGATCACCGTGATCGGTGGCATCTGCGTGCTGCTCTACAACGCGGCGGTCTTGGGGGCCACGTTCGGACACATGGCGAGCCCTAACGTTTCGGAAGAAGTAAGCGAGCACTTCTTCGAGTTCGTTACTGCCCACGGTCCCTTTGAGTTGACGGCCATTGTCCTGGCCGCCGGGGCCGGTCTGCGTATCGGGTTCTCGCTGATCAGCCCCTACCATAAAGAAGAATCGCTCCAGCCTGACGAACTGCCGGAAGAGGAAGAAAGCCTCTTCGATAAGTCGCGCCGGGTCGCCTACGAAAGAATCGATTCGCTGCGGATTGGTGCCAAGCGTGCCCTGCCGATCATGGGTGCTTCGGCGATTCTCTTTATCCTGGCGGCAATGATCGAAGCATGGATCTCCCCTTCTCCACTGCCTGAGCAAGCGAAGCAGGTTGTGGCCATCTTTTGCAGTGGTCTGCTGATGGTCTACTTCATCGTGCTCGGCTATCCGCGAAGGGAATCCGATGCAGCTTGA